The genomic stretch TAGACCTGAATGGATGATACTTACAAATGTTCCTGTAATTCCAGCAGAACTTAGACCAATGGTTCAACTTGATGGAGGAAGATTTGCAACATCTGACTTAAATGATTTATACAGAAGAGTTATAAATAGAAATAACAGACTTAAAAAACTATTAGAAATAAAAGCACCTGAAATTGTTGTAAAAAATGAAAAAAGAATGCTTCAAGAAGCAGTAGATGCTCTTATTGATAATGGTAGAAGAGGTAAACCAGTAGTTGCTCAAAATAATAGAGAATTAAAATCTTTATCTGATATGTTAAAAGGAAAACAAGGAAGATTCAGACAAAACTTACTAGGAAACAGAGTTGACTATTCAGCAAGATCGGTTATAGTTGTAGGACCATCTTTAAAGACGAACCAATGTGGTATACCTAAGAAAATGGCTCTTGAATTATATAAACCATTTATAATGAGAGAGTTAGTAAGAAGAGAATTAGCTAATAACATTAAAATGGCTAAAAAATTAGTTGAAGAATCTGATGATAAAGTTTGGTCAGTAATAGAAGATGTTATAGCTGATCACCCTGTACTTTTAAACAGAGCCCCTACATTACACAGACTATCAATACAAGCCTTCCAACCTGTATTGATAGAAGGTAAAGCAATAAGATTACATCCTCTTGTTTGTTCTGCCTTCAATGCTGACTTTGATGGGGACCAAATGGCAGTACATTTAACTTTATCGCCTGAATCAATGATGGAAGCTAAACTTTTAATGTTTGCTCCTAATAATATTATTTCTCCATCTAGTGGAGAACCTATTGCTGTTCCATCTCAAGATATGGTAATGGGTTGCTACTATATGACTAAAGAAAGAGCTGGAGAAAAAGGTGAAGGAAAATTATTCTCTAATATAGAACAAGTAATAACTGCATATCAAAATGATAAAGTGGGTACACATGCTCTAATAAAAGTTAGAATAAATGGAGAATTAGTTGAAACAACTCCTGGAAGAGTTTTATTTAATGAAATTTTACCAGAAATAGATAGAAATTATGGAATGACTTATGGTAAAGGGAAAATAAAGGCTTTAATTAAATCATTATATGAAAAACATGGATTTACTGAAACAGCAGAACTTATTAACAGAATAAAGAATTTTGGATACCACTATGGTACTTTTGCAGGAGTTTCTGTTGGAATTGAAGACTTAGAAGTTCCACCACAAAAGAAAGATTTATTGAATAAAGCAGATAAAGAAGTTACTCAAATAGAAAAAGATTATAAATCTGGAAAAATTATAAATGAAGAAAGATATAGAAAAACAATAGAAGTTTGGTCAAGAACTACTGAGGCAGTTACTAAGGCAATGATGAAAAACTTGGATGAATTCAACCCAGTTTATATGATGGCAACATCAGGAGCCAGAGGTAATGTAAGCCAAATGAGACAATTAGCTGGAATGAGAGGAAACATGGCGGATACACAAGGTAGAACCATAGAAGTTCCTATAAAAGCTAACTTTAGAGAAGGACTAACAGTATTGGAATTCTTTATGTCTTCACATGGAGCCAGAAAAGGGCTAGCTGATACAGCACTAAGAACTGCCGATTCAGGATACTTAACAAGAAGACTTGTTGATATTTCTCATGAAGTTATAGTAAATGAAGAAGATTGTCATACTCATGAAGGAATAGAAGTTGAAGCTCTTGTTGGTGCTAATGGTGAAGTAATTGAAGAATTAAGAGAAAGAATTAATGGTAGAGTTTTAGCAGAAGATCTTGTACACAAAGGAAAGAAAATTGCTAAGAGAAATACTATGATTCATAAAGATTTATTAGATAAAATTGAACAATTAGGAATTAAAAAGGTAAAAATAAGATCTCCTTTAACTTGTGCACTAGAAAAGGGAGTTTGTCAAAAATGTTATGGTATGGACTTATCAAACTACAATGAAATCTTACTAGGGGAAGCTGTTGGAGTAGTTGCTGCTCAATCAATAGGAGAACCTGGTACTCAGCTTACAATGAGAACTTTCCATACAGGAGGAGTTGCAGGAGCAGCTACTGTTGTAAATTCTAAAAAAGCTGAAAATGATGGGGAAGTATCATTTAGAGATATAAAAACTATTGAAATCAATGGTGAAGATGTTGTTGTTAGCCAAGGTGGAAAAATCATTATAGCAGACAATGAACATGAAGTTGACTCAGGATCAGTAATAAGAGTTAAAGAGGGACAAGAGGTAAAAGAAGGAGATGTACTTGTTACATTTGACCCTTACCATATTCCTATAATTTCATCTCATGATGGAAAAGTACAATATAGACATTTTACTCCTAAAAATATAAGAGATGAAAAGTATGATGTACATGAATATCTAGTTGTAAGATCTGTTGACAGTGTTGAATCAGAGCCAAGAGTACATGTGTTAGATAAGAAAAATGAAAAACTAGCTACTTATAATATCCCTTATGGAGCATATATGATGGTAAGAGATGGAGCTAAAGTTAAAAAAGGTGACATCATAGCTAAAATCATCAAATTAGGAGAAGGTACTAAGGATATCACTGGTGGTCTTCCAAGAGTACAAGAATTATTTGAAGCAAGAAATCCAAAAGGAAAAGCAACACTTGCTGAAATAGATGGAAGAATAGAAGTTTTACCAACAAAGAAAAAACAAATGCGTGTTGTTAATGTTAGATCTTTGGAAAATCCAGAAGAATATAAAGAATATTTAATTCCTATGGGAGAACGTCTAGTTGTTACTGATGGATTAAAGATAAAAGCTGGAGATAAGATAACAGAAGGGGCTATTTCTCCTTATGACGTACTAAGTATCAAAGGACTTGTAGCAGCTGAACAATATATACTTGAATCTGTACAACAAGTTTATAGAGATCAAGGGGTTACAGTTAATGATAAACATATAGAAATTATTGTTAAACAAATGTTTAGAAAAGTTAAAATAGTTGACTCTGGAGCATCTTTATTCCTTGAAGATGAAGTTATAGAAAAGAGAGTTGTAGATCTTGAAAACAAGAAATTGGAAGAAGAAGGAAAAGCACTTATTAAATATGAACCAGTTATACAAGGTATCACAAAAGCGGCTGTAAATACAGGAAGCTTTATATCTGCTGCTTCATTCCAAGAAACAACAAAAGTTTTATCAAATGCTGCTATTGAAGGAAAAGTTGACTACCTAGAAGGATTAAAAGAAAATGTAATTTTAGGTAAGAAAATTCCAGCAGGAACAGGATTTAATAAATATAAAGCTATAAAAGTAAAATATAGTAGTGATGAAGAAAAAGCAGAAGAAGAATAAAAACTAAAGTTTTCCTTGAAAATAATATACTAATCTACAAATTATAAAAAGCCTGTCTGATAGCTATTAGTGTTTCAAGAGCTCCACAAAGGCTCTTTCAACAATAATGGACATCGCAACAGGCTTGTAAAAGATTTGAATAAATCTTTCAAGGAAAACTTACTTTTGTAAAAAATATAAGGGAAGGTAGGTAAATTATATGAGAAGTATGACAGGTTATTCCAAGTTAAATTATGAAGATGAAAACTATGTAATTAATATGGAAATAAAAAGTGTGAATAATAAAAATTTAGCCACTAAAATCAAACTTCCATATAATTTAAATCTGCTTGAAAGTTATATAAGAGGAGAAATTGCTGCTTTAATAAGTAGAGGTTCTGTTGATTTTAGAATTGAATTTGAAAATAAAAATGAAAGTCTTAAAAATTTAAAATATGATGAGAACTTAGCAAAATCTTGTATGGATATTTTAAATAAAATGGAAGAAGATTTTAATGATAAATTTTCAAATAAATTAGATTTCTTAGTTAGAAATTTTGGAGTTATCTCACAAAAAGATTTAGATACAGATGAAGAGAAGTACAAAGAAATAATAGATTTGAAGCTTAAAGAATTACTTCAAAACTTTATTAAAACGAAGGTTGAAGAAGGAAATAGATTAAGAGTTTTCTTTAAAGAACAACTAAGTATTCTAAAATCAAAATTAGAACAAGTAAAAGAACTAAGACCACAGGTTGTAGAAAATTATAAACAAAGATTACTAAATAATATAAATTCCATTAAAGCTGATATAAATTTTAATGAGGAAGATATTTTAAAGGAAGTTTTATTATTTAGTGATAGAGTCGATATAACAGAAGAAATATCAAGATTGGAAAGTCATTTCAAACAATTAGAGCATGAGTTTGAAATAGATGAAATCTCTCAAGGAAAGAAAATAGAGTTCATTTTTCAAGAAGTATTTAGAGAGTTTAATACTATGGGAGTAAAATCTAATATGTATGAAATATCTAAATTAGTTGTTGAGAGCAAAAATGAATTGGAAAAAATGAGAGAACAAATAATGAATATTGAGTAGTAATTGAAAAACAGCTTGTTACTAAGTAGATTTCTTAACGATAAAAAATCAAGAATTCGCATCATAAGAAACCCTAAGCAATAAATTGCTAAGTGTTTCTAAGAAATTCAGCCAACTTGTTGACAAGTCAGCTTCAAACATGCTGACATTTGCTCGGCTCATTCTGTTTGATTTTTTATCTAAAATCTACAATCGTAACTCACT from Fusobacterium hwasookii encodes the following:
- the rpoC gene encoding DNA-directed RNA polymerase subunit beta'; the protein is MGIRSFEKIRIKLASPEKILEWSHGEVTKPETINYRTLNPERDGLFCEVIFGPTKDWECSCGKYKRMRYKGLVCEKCGVEVTRAKVRRERMGHITLASPVSHIWYSKGSPNKMSLIIGISSKELESVLYFARYIVTSSQEETVTVGKILTEKEYKLLKQLYGNRFEAYMGADGILKLLSAIDLEKLRDELENELLDANSAQKRKKLVKRLKIVRDFIASGNRPEWMILTNVPVIPAELRPMVQLDGGRFATSDLNDLYRRVINRNNRLKKLLEIKAPEIVVKNEKRMLQEAVDALIDNGRRGKPVVAQNNRELKSLSDMLKGKQGRFRQNLLGNRVDYSARSVIVVGPSLKTNQCGIPKKMALELYKPFIMRELVRRELANNIKMAKKLVEESDDKVWSVIEDVIADHPVLLNRAPTLHRLSIQAFQPVLIEGKAIRLHPLVCSAFNADFDGDQMAVHLTLSPESMMEAKLLMFAPNNIISPSSGEPIAVPSQDMVMGCYYMTKERAGEKGEGKLFSNIEQVITAYQNDKVGTHALIKVRINGELVETTPGRVLFNEILPEIDRNYGMTYGKGKIKALIKSLYEKHGFTETAELINRIKNFGYHYGTFAGVSVGIEDLEVPPQKKDLLNKADKEVTQIEKDYKSGKIINEERYRKTIEVWSRTTEAVTKAMMKNLDEFNPVYMMATSGARGNVSQMRQLAGMRGNMADTQGRTIEVPIKANFREGLTVLEFFMSSHGARKGLADTALRTADSGYLTRRLVDISHEVIVNEEDCHTHEGIEVEALVGANGEVIEELRERINGRVLAEDLVHKGKKIAKRNTMIHKDLLDKIEQLGIKKVKIRSPLTCALEKGVCQKCYGMDLSNYNEILLGEAVGVVAAQSIGEPGTQLTMRTFHTGGVAGAATVVNSKKAENDGEVSFRDIKTIEINGEDVVVSQGGKIIIADNEHEVDSGSVIRVKEGQEVKEGDVLVTFDPYHIPIISSHDGKVQYRHFTPKNIRDEKYDVHEYLVVRSVDSVESEPRVHVLDKKNEKLATYNIPYGAYMMVRDGAKVKKGDIIAKIIKLGEGTKDITGGLPRVQELFEARNPKGKATLAEIDGRIEVLPTKKKQMRVVNVRSLENPEEYKEYLIPMGERLVVTDGLKIKAGDKITEGAISPYDVLSIKGLVAAEQYILESVQQVYRDQGVTVNDKHIEIIVKQMFRKVKIVDSGASLFLEDEVIEKRVVDLENKKLEEEGKALIKYEPVIQGITKAAVNTGSFISAASFQETTKVLSNAAIEGKVDYLEGLKENVILGKKIPAGTGFNKYKAIKVKYSSDEEKAEEE
- a CDS encoding YicC/YloC family endoribonuclease — protein: MRSMTGYSKLNYEDENYVINMEIKSVNNKNLATKIKLPYNLNLLESYIRGEIAALISRGSVDFRIEFENKNESLKNLKYDENLAKSCMDILNKMEEDFNDKFSNKLDFLVRNFGVISQKDLDTDEEKYKEIIDLKLKELLQNFIKTKVEEGNRLRVFFKEQLSILKSKLEQVKELRPQVVENYKQRLLNNINSIKADINFNEEDILKEVLLFSDRVDITEEISRLESHFKQLEHEFEIDEISQGKKIEFIFQEVFREFNTMGVKSNMYEISKLVVESKNELEKMREQIMNIE